In a single window of the Desulfovibrio mangrovi genome:
- the rdgC gene encoding recombination-associated protein RdgC, producing the protein MGFMNASASFTRYYITEPVPSDLWPQIPDKLKQFAFKEIEDTAEERGWGWVCFDDMLDSFWRTAPPEKGEFITFSLRLDTRRIPSAVLKKHVALELREEERKNKEQGKKYVSRERKKEIREQVQLKLRARSFPIPAEFNVVWNIQTGAVYLASTQSKVLELFEEYFSTTFGLDLEPMTPYALAVRLQGEDVMNKLDTLEPTRFA; encoded by the coding sequence ATGGGATTCATGAATGCAAGCGCAAGCTTCACCCGCTACTATATAACTGAACCGGTACCTTCCGATCTCTGGCCGCAGATCCCTGACAAGCTCAAGCAGTTTGCCTTCAAGGAAATCGAAGACACGGCCGAAGAACGCGGCTGGGGCTGGGTATGTTTTGACGATATGCTTGATTCCTTCTGGCGGACGGCACCGCCGGAAAAGGGCGAATTCATCACCTTTTCCCTGCGGCTTGACACGCGCAGAATCCCCTCAGCCGTGCTGAAGAAGCACGTTGCTCTGGAACTCCGCGAAGAGGAACGCAAGAACAAGGAACAGGGCAAGAAGTACGTTTCCCGCGAACGGAAAAAGGAGATTCGCGAGCAGGTCCAACTGAAGCTCCGCGCTCGTTCCTTCCCCATTCCCGCCGAATTCAATGTGGTCTGGAACATCCAGACGGGCGCGGTATATCTGGCTTCCACACAATCCAAGGTTCTGGAGCTCTTTGAAGAATACTTCTCCACGACCTTCGGACTGGACCTTGAGCCCATGACCCCCTACGCACTAGCAGTTCGACTGCAGGGTGAAGACGTCATGAACAAGCTCGACACTCTTGAACCCACCCGCTTCGCCTAG
- a CDS encoding alkaline phosphatase family protein, translating to MRKLVYCIADGMADVPAYCAGGMTPLRAAKMPILDSMARHSVAGLCHVIPDLLPPDSDVGNMALMGYDPLRYHTGRGPIELLGMAAASDAFAISPDDLVWRLSLVCTEGPECIMRDAHGGGIFDEQARSLIAAMSAELETVTGGEFLVLPNEAYRHILVQRGAAAKPEASMRFPGPHTLLGQSVLPILQTYPPALQQALRSMNRIALDDASAPDRVWLWGQGPMPYLPQFSALHELYTCMITGVSLLRGLGRAAGMTVVDNPAFTGLPDTDLGAKAKAAIDFLESGGDAAFIHVEAPDHCAHGGDAEGKRRALEAFDRDLLAPLKAALPDAVFVVTCDHRTSSQTRTHECGAVPFIIHREGLEFLPCSEFSEEGCCGLAEVDSGPQLLELAKRFL from the coding sequence GTGCGCAAACTGGTGTACTGCATCGCGGACGGCATGGCGGATGTTCCGGCATATTGCGCCGGAGGGATGACGCCGTTGCGGGCTGCGAAAATGCCGATACTTGATAGCATGGCCCGCCACTCTGTGGCGGGCCTTTGTCATGTTATTCCTGATCTCCTGCCGCCCGATTCCGATGTTGGGAACATGGCCCTCATGGGTTACGACCCGCTCAGGTATCACACGGGAAGGGGCCCCATCGAACTGTTGGGGATGGCTGCTGCGAGTGATGCATTTGCCATTTCTCCCGACGACCTTGTCTGGCGTCTCTCCCTTGTCTGTACTGAAGGACCGGAATGCATCATGCGCGATGCCCATGGCGGGGGTATTTTCGACGAGCAGGCAAGATCCCTTATCGCTGCCATGTCTGCCGAACTTGAAACGGTAACCGGTGGAGAGTTTCTTGTTCTGCCCAATGAGGCCTACCGGCATATTCTTGTCCAGCGCGGCGCTGCGGCCAAGCCGGAAGCGAGTATGCGTTTTCCCGGTCCCCATACGCTGTTGGGCCAGAGCGTATTGCCTATTCTGCAAACCTATCCGCCTGCTTTGCAGCAGGCACTTCGTTCAATGAACCGTATCGCCTTGGATGATGCCTCGGCACCGGACCGTGTCTGGTTATGGGGGCAGGGGCCCATGCCATATCTTCCACAGTTCTCCGCGTTGCACGAACTGTATACCTGCATGATTACAGGGGTTTCACTGCTTCGTGGGCTTGGTCGTGCGGCGGGTATGACGGTTGTCGATAACCCTGCTTTTACGGGGTTGCCGGATACTGATCTTGGGGCGAAGGCCAAGGCGGCCATCGATTTTCTCGAGAGTGGCGGTGATGCGGCCTTTATTCATGTGGAAGCGCCGGATCATTGCGCTCATGGCGGTGATGCCGAGGGGAAAAGGCGGGCTCTGGAAGCTTTTGACAGGGATTTGCTTGCTCCGCTCAAAGCCGCGTTGCCGGATGCCGTGTTCGTGGTCACCTGTGACCATCGGACTTCTTCGCAGACGCGGACGCATGAATGTGGAGCAGTGCCATTCATCATCCATAGAGAAGGGCTTGAGTTTCTGCCCTGCAGCGAATTCTCTGAGGAAGGGTGTTGCGGTCTTGCGGAAGTGGACAGCGGTCCGCAACTGCTGGAATTGGCCAAGAGGTTTCTGTAA
- a CDS encoding aminotransferase class I/II-fold pyridoxal phosphate-dependent enzyme: MQEFPRMHRLPPYVFAVVGELKMQLRRQNIDIVDMGMGNPDIPTPQHIVDKMTEAAAKGINHRYSVSRGIPNLRKAMCDWYQRNYGVYLDPDKECVVTMGAKEGLSHLALAMLSPGDVVFAPDPTYPIHTYAAIIAGADVRRIPIGKGRDFFEDLLAATKQTWPQPKVLMISYPHNPTTELAAPEFFQKVVDFAKEHKMYVIHDMAYADLGFDGYKPPSFMEANGAKDVGVEFYSMSKSYSMAGWRVGFCVGNRDLVYALTRIKSYLDYGIFQPIQIAATVALNGPSDCVRNIVQVYQNRRDALIEGLSRAGWDVPPPKATMFVWAQIPEEFRHLGSVEFSKLLLTESKVAVSPGLGFGHFGDDHVRFALIENEHRTNQACRGIKKLLNAGGDVCV; the protein is encoded by the coding sequence ATGCAAGAATTTCCGCGTATGCACCGTCTGCCCCCCTATGTCTTTGCTGTTGTCGGCGAGCTCAAGATGCAGCTGCGTCGTCAGAACATCGACATCGTGGATATGGGCATGGGAAACCCCGATATCCCCACCCCTCAGCACATCGTGGATAAAATGACTGAGGCGGCGGCCAAAGGCATCAACCATCGGTATTCCGTATCTCGCGGTATCCCCAACCTGCGCAAGGCCATGTGTGACTGGTACCAGCGCAACTACGGGGTGTATCTTGATCCTGATAAGGAATGCGTGGTGACCATGGGCGCAAAGGAAGGCCTTTCGCACCTCGCGCTGGCCATGCTTTCGCCCGGTGATGTCGTTTTCGCACCGGACCCGACCTATCCCATTCACACCTATGCCGCGATTATTGCGGGCGCTGACGTGCGCCGCATTCCCATCGGCAAGGGACGTGACTTTTTTGAAGATCTGCTGGCGGCGACCAAGCAGACCTGGCCTCAGCCCAAGGTGCTGATGATCAGCTATCCGCACAACCCCACTACGGAGCTGGCGGCTCCCGAATTCTTCCAGAAGGTTGTGGATTTTGCCAAGGAACACAAGATGTATGTCATTCACGACATGGCGTACGCAGACCTTGGCTTTGACGGCTACAAGCCGCCGAGCTTCATGGAAGCAAACGGCGCAAAGGATGTGGGCGTAGAGTTCTATTCCATGTCCAAGAGCTACTCCATGGCCGGCTGGCGTGTGGGCTTCTGCGTGGGCAACCGCGACCTCGTGTACGCGCTGACCCGCATCAAGTCATATCTCGACTATGGTATCTTCCAGCCCATTCAGATCGCCGCAACCGTGGCTCTGAACGGTCCCAGCGATTGCGTTCGCAACATCGTGCAGGTTTACCAGAACCGTCGCGACGCGCTGATTGAAGGACTGAGCCGTGCAGGTTGGGATGTGCCGCCGCCCAAGGCGACCATGTTTGTGTGGGCCCAGATTCCCGAAGAGTTCCGTCATCTCGGTTCCGTGGAATTCTCCAAACTGCTGCTGACGGAATCCAAGGTCGCTGTTTCTCCGGGCCTCGGTTTCGGGCACTTTGGTGACGACCATGTGCGCTTCGCACTTATCGAGAACGAGCATCGCACCAATCAGGCATGCCGCGGCATCAAGAAGCTGCTGAATGCAGGAGGCGACGTCTGTGTCTAA
- a CDS encoding MBL fold metallo-hydrolase has product MAKQNSISQSRFENSLPTKVWFSAKDATRIVHRLLCGNEKRVPEQKVPVEYRTRDSFAANMDPAFTWLGWNTMLIQMSGMAILTDPVLSHRASPTGLWGPARLHDVPCGVSDLPDIDVVLISHDHYDHLDRTTIRALRRTGAAFVVPSGVGRILRRWGVSAERIHELRWWEDFTIGGITLTATPARHYSGRGLADRYASLWASWGISDSSHKVFFGGDTGYFDGFSEIAERLGPFDVTMLPIGAYSRYWKDVHLTPEQAVKVHKDLEGGVLIPIHYATFNLALHDWHEPLVRCLEAAKAQSVHVSCPPPGRTVGLDDTVWRSPWWNRPI; this is encoded by the coding sequence ATGGCTAAACAAAACTCCATCTCGCAATCTCGTTTCGAGAATAGTCTGCCCACCAAGGTCTGGTTCAGCGCGAAAGATGCCACGCGAATTGTACATCGTCTGCTCTGTGGCAATGAGAAGCGTGTACCTGAGCAAAAGGTGCCTGTGGAGTACCGAACTCGTGACTCTTTTGCTGCAAACATGGACCCCGCATTCACATGGCTGGGTTGGAACACCATGCTTATCCAGATGTCGGGTATGGCTATACTGACAGACCCCGTCCTTTCACATCGGGCGTCTCCCACGGGTCTCTGGGGACCGGCGCGATTACATGATGTGCCATGCGGCGTATCGGATCTTCCCGACATCGACGTGGTTCTTATATCCCATGACCACTATGACCATCTGGACCGCACGACCATACGAGCCTTACGGCGTACGGGCGCAGCGTTTGTTGTTCCTTCCGGGGTAGGGCGTATTTTGAGGCGATGGGGTGTATCTGCAGAACGAATTCATGAATTACGCTGGTGGGAAGATTTCACCATAGGGGGGATTACCCTGACGGCTACCCCCGCCCGTCACTACTCGGGCCGTGGACTTGCAGACAGATACGCCTCCCTTTGGGCGAGTTGGGGCATTTCAGACAGCAGCCACAAGGTATTCTTTGGTGGCGATACCGGATACTTTGACGGTTTCAGCGAAATCGCAGAGCGACTGGGACCCTTTGATGTCACGATGCTCCCTATAGGAGCCTACAGCCGGTATTGGAAGGATGTACACCTTACACCGGAACAGGCTGTTAAGGTGCATAAGGATTTGGAAGGGGGAGTGTTGATACCTATCCACTATGCCACCTTTAATCTGGCCTTGCATGATTGGCATGAGCCTTTGGTGCGATGTCTAGAGGCGGCAAAGGCACAAAGTGTCCATGTATCGTGCCCTCCGCCTGGCAGGACCGTGGGGTTGGATGATACGGTATGGCGCTCGCCTTGGTGGAATCGCCCGATATAG
- a CDS encoding sensor histidine kinase — protein MNTQKPHTILVLDDDPVVRSTMAAFLEDEGYVVLEADSGESGLEVFRCAHPDAILLDWRLPGMSGGEVLSRMCEEAPTTPVIIVSGTDRMNDVVDALKRGAWDFLTKPLREFSELSASIQRCLERARLLREEGLRRENLEQQVRKRTEALEEANAMLRRQIAERIEFEKALADSEERFRQLVENVREVFFVRDMNTGAFLYVSPAYAEVWGRSCASLYSDPEGLFSTVHAEDQEKFVQAWDLLQKAHKPFDVEHRIVRPDNTLRWIRGRAFPVEDDRGVPYRIVGIADDITNRKTSEEKIRSSLKEKETLLKEVHHRVKNNLQLVSSLLNLQASYIRTPEDRELFLESQNRIHSMTLVHEELYRSDDLACVEFSDYLPKLTQKLISVFSMGKDIRLVTDIQPIFFPVDTAIPCGLIVNELFSNALKHAFKGRDEGIVCLSVKRDQDNIKIIVRDNGIGFPLDYEPDAARTLGMQLVHSLVDQLGAFLDIEVDTGTTFTITFHAPNRCTLVS, from the coding sequence ATGAACACCCAAAAGCCGCATACCATACTCGTACTGGACGATGATCCGGTAGTCCGCAGCACCATGGCGGCCTTCCTTGAGGATGAAGGCTATGTGGTACTGGAGGCGGACAGTGGCGAAAGCGGTCTTGAGGTGTTCCGCTGTGCGCACCCCGACGCCATCCTTCTGGACTGGCGGCTGCCCGGCATGTCGGGCGGAGAGGTACTCAGCCGCATGTGCGAAGAGGCCCCCACCACCCCCGTTATCATCGTCTCCGGCACCGACAGGATGAACGATGTCGTGGACGCCCTGAAACGCGGCGCGTGGGATTTTCTCACCAAACCACTCAGGGAATTCAGCGAACTGTCCGCATCCATCCAACGGTGCCTCGAGCGTGCACGGCTACTGCGGGAAGAAGGCCTGAGACGGGAGAATCTTGAACAACAGGTTCGCAAGCGTACGGAAGCGCTGGAAGAAGCCAACGCCATGCTTCGCAGACAGATTGCTGAGCGCATTGAATTTGAAAAGGCACTTGCCGACAGCGAAGAACGCTTTCGTCAGTTAGTGGAAAATGTCCGTGAAGTCTTCTTCGTCCGTGACATGAATACCGGAGCCTTTCTGTACGTAAGTCCGGCATACGCGGAAGTATGGGGCCGGTCGTGCGCCTCGCTCTACTCCGACCCCGAAGGGCTGTTCTCTACAGTACATGCCGAGGATCAGGAAAAGTTCGTACAAGCGTGGGACCTGCTTCAAAAGGCCCACAAACCCTTTGACGTGGAACACCGCATCGTACGTCCCGACAACACGCTGCGCTGGATTCGCGGCAGGGCCTTTCCGGTCGAGGATGACCGCGGCGTGCCCTACCGCATCGTGGGCATTGCCGACGACATCACCAACCGCAAGACAAGTGAAGAAAAGATTCGCAGCTCCCTGAAAGAAAAAGAAACTCTGCTCAAGGAAGTGCATCACCGGGTAAAGAACAACCTGCAGCTGGTTTCCAGCCTGCTTAATCTGCAGGCTTCCTACATCAGGACACCGGAAGACAGGGAACTCTTTCTCGAATCACAGAACCGTATCCATTCCATGACGCTGGTTCATGAAGAGCTCTATCGATCGGATGACCTGGCCTGCGTGGAATTCAGCGACTACCTGCCCAAGCTCACACAGAAGCTCATTTCAGTCTTCTCCATGGGCAAGGACATCCGACTGGTAACGGATATTCAACCCATATTCTTCCCCGTCGATACCGCCATTCCCTGCGGGCTCATCGTCAACGAGCTCTTTTCCAACGCACTGAAACACGCGTTCAAAGGCCGCGACGAAGGCATTGTCTGCCTTTCTGTCAAACGCGATCAGGACAACATCAAGATTATCGTCAGGGATAACGGGATCGGTTTTCCGCTGGATTACGAGCCGGATGCAGCGCGCACGCTGGGCATGCAACTCGTACATTCGCTGGTGGACCAGCTCGGCGCCTTTCTGGATATAGAGGTCGACACAGGCACCACCTTTACCATCACCTTCCACGCGCCCAACCGCTGCACGTTGGTAAGCTGA
- a CDS encoding universal stress protein, whose product MQIKKILVPVDGSEYSLKATRYAADFSKLVGAEIVLLNCRMQVPPMLSSEAYDQAKESLTKRSDELLNPFREMLRAAKVPFIDKIMEGPIEDAIIELADFEKCDLIVMGSRGHSELEGLLVGSTTHRVLQIAACPVTVVR is encoded by the coding sequence ATGCAGATCAAAAAGATTCTGGTTCCAGTGGACGGTTCCGAGTATTCCCTCAAGGCCACCAGATATGCCGCTGATTTTTCCAAGCTGGTCGGCGCGGAAATTGTCCTGCTCAACTGTCGCATGCAGGTTCCGCCCATGCTCAGTTCTGAGGCCTACGACCAGGCCAAGGAAAGCCTGACCAAGCGCTCCGATGAGTTGCTCAATCCCTTCCGCGAGATGCTGCGCGCCGCAAAGGTGCCTTTCATAGACAAGATCATGGAAGGTCCCATTGAAGATGCCATCATCGAACTGGCTGATTTTGAAAAGTGTGATCTCATTGTCATGGGATCGCGCGGGCACTCCGAGCTGGAAGGCCTGCTGGTCGGCAGCACCACCCACAGGGTGCTGCAGATTGCCGCGTGCCCCGTTACCGTGGTGCGCTAG
- the aroC gene encoding chorismate synthase → MSGSTFGRMFRLTTFGESHGPALGGVVDGCPSGIELSEEDIQRELDKRKPGQGGLAATARKEADRVRILSGVFEGRTTGTPIGFMVENTDQRSHDYSEIMHVWRPGHADYTFDRKFGFRDYRGGGRSSGRETVSRVAGGAIAQQFLAAQGVTVRAYTVELGGIRADVVDPEGAQDRPFFSPDPDVISGWESLVHDVKSDGDTLGGIVQIEALGVPAGLGEPVFDKLDALLAYALMSVGAVKGVEIGSGFGAARMRGSENNDPMRENAFVSNHAGGILGGISNGMPVVARAAIKPIPSIAKEQTTTTRQGEERTIRIGGRHDICAIPRVVPVLKSMVCLVLADLMLMQARQTLSPLSGLMELDEFDL, encoded by the coding sequence ATGAGCGGCAGCACCTTCGGCCGGATGTTCCGGCTGACGACATTTGGTGAATCCCACGGTCCCGCCCTTGGCGGCGTGGTGGACGGGTGTCCTTCCGGTATCGAACTGAGCGAAGAGGATATCCAGCGCGAGCTGGACAAGCGCAAGCCCGGTCAGGGTGGCCTTGCAGCCACCGCGCGCAAGGAGGCGGACAGGGTGCGCATCCTGTCCGGCGTGTTTGAGGGCCGGACGACCGGCACCCCCATCGGATTCATGGTCGAGAATACAGACCAGCGTTCCCACGACTACAGCGAAATCATGCATGTGTGGCGTCCGGGCCATGCGGACTATACCTTTGACCGCAAGTTCGGCTTCCGCGACTATCGCGGTGGTGGCCGTTCTTCCGGCCGAGAGACCGTGAGCCGTGTTGCCGGCGGTGCCATTGCCCAGCAGTTTCTGGCTGCGCAGGGCGTGACTGTTCGCGCTTACACCGTGGAACTAGGCGGTATAAGGGCGGATGTTGTTGACCCCGAGGGAGCGCAGGACAGACCGTTCTTTTCCCCCGATCCCGACGTGATAAGCGGCTGGGAAAGCCTTGTGCATGATGTGAAATCCGATGGCGACACCCTCGGTGGCATTGTGCAGATAGAAGCCCTTGGTGTTCCCGCAGGGCTTGGCGAGCCGGTGTTCGACAAGCTGGACGCTCTTCTTGCTTATGCCCTGATGAGCGTGGGCGCGGTGAAAGGTGTGGAAATAGGCAGCGGATTCGGTGCGGCGCGCATGCGTGGCAGCGAGAACAACGATCCCATGCGGGAGAATGCCTTTGTCTCCAACCATGCTGGCGGCATTCTGGGCGGCATTTCCAACGGCATGCCCGTTGTGGCCCGTGCGGCCATCAAGCCCATTCCTTCCATAGCCAAGGAACAGACGACCACAACACGGCAGGGCGAGGAACGTACCATCCGCATCGGCGGCAGGCACGACATTTGTGCCATTCCCCGTGTGGTACCGGTGCTCAAGTCTATGGTCTGTCTCGTGCTGGCTGACCTTATGCTCATGCAGGCCCGCCAGACCCTGTCGCCGCTTTCCGGCCTCATGGAGCTGGACGAGTTTGACCTGTAG
- the aroL gene encoding shikimate kinase AroL yields the protein MQTRRIYLVGPRACGKTTVGKALAEALGWRFTDTDEVVVRGAGCAIADIVERRGWDAFRDMETAALRALSGEDAIVIATGGGMVLRAQNRDLMRESGLVVLLTASADVLAERLSVDPLHAQRPSLTGKSVADEVAEVLRERAPMYAAAAHMLEDATQPVGEIVASVMQVLEKGEIP from the coding sequence ATGCAGACCCGACGCATATATCTGGTGGGACCGAGAGCCTGCGGCAAGACAACAGTGGGCAAGGCGTTGGCCGAAGCATTGGGGTGGCGGTTCACGGATACGGACGAGGTGGTCGTCCGTGGCGCCGGTTGCGCCATTGCCGACATAGTGGAGCGGCGGGGCTGGGATGCTTTTCGCGATATGGAAACAGCAGCCCTGCGCGCCCTGAGTGGTGAAGATGCCATTGTGATCGCAACTGGTGGTGGCATGGTGCTCCGTGCACAGAACCGAGATCTTATGCGTGAAAGCGGACTGGTCGTGCTGCTGACAGCCTCTGCAGATGTCCTTGCCGAGCGGCTGAGTGTTGATCCGTTGCATGCCCAGCGCCCCTCTTTGACGGGAAAAAGCGTTGCGGATGAGGTGGCGGAAGTGCTCAGGGAGCGGGCTCCCATGTATGCCGCTGCTGCGCATATGCTGGAGGATGCCACCCAGCCGGTGGGAGAAATTGTGGCTTCCGTCATGCAAGTGCTTGAAAAGGGCGAAATTCCGTAG
- a CDS encoding murein transglycosylase A produces MHFKNSTFSRLACLALVCIMLAACAKRPTTEYTPLSESKGNSIAKQIDITKQGLTSWNDLAPALDNSIAFVSKKPASGIALQRDILTVTWGELRAGLLLMRNLLPQLDADPTLLGRHFRFIQITQDPKFTSYYEPAIEADLSPSSVYAYPIYAQPDDLQSVNLTQFHPRFKGQTLYYRIENGKVVPYFHREDIDSDKKLANKGLEIAWAKDPVDIFFLQVQGSGRLILPDGQEKHVLYAGKNGHQYVSLGRVMKEAGLLDPDNVSMQSIRDYLNKNPHKMQELLNTNPSYVFFRLADKGPIGAINQALTARVSLATDPQLLPLGGLLAFTVPLPEKGPEGAFRQGSPFTGIGLAQDTGGAIKGHRLDFFSGYGDEATWVAGHMNTPGSVWLMLPRIP; encoded by the coding sequence ATGCACTTCAAAAACAGCACTTTTTCACGTCTGGCCTGCCTTGCCCTCGTCTGCATCATGCTTGCGGCCTGCGCCAAGCGCCCGACGACGGAATATACCCCCCTGTCCGAAAGCAAGGGGAACAGCATTGCCAAACAAATCGATATCACCAAGCAGGGGTTGACCTCATGGAACGACCTTGCCCCCGCTCTGGACAACTCCATTGCCTTCGTCAGCAAGAAACCGGCCTCCGGCATTGCCCTGCAACGCGACATTCTCACCGTTACGTGGGGCGAGCTTCGTGCCGGCCTGCTGCTCATGCGCAACCTGCTGCCGCAACTGGATGCCGACCCCACCCTTCTGGGCAGGCACTTCAGGTTCATCCAAATCACGCAGGACCCCAAATTCACCAGCTATTACGAGCCCGCCATAGAAGCGGACCTCAGCCCGTCCAGCGTCTATGCCTATCCCATTTATGCGCAGCCGGATGATCTGCAGTCCGTGAACCTCACGCAGTTTCACCCCAGATTCAAGGGGCAGACCCTGTACTACCGTATCGAGAACGGCAAGGTGGTTCCCTACTTCCATCGTGAAGACATAGATTCCGATAAGAAGCTCGCGAACAAGGGACTGGAAATTGCGTGGGCCAAAGACCCCGTGGACATCTTCTTCCTGCAGGTGCAGGGCTCAGGCAGACTCATCCTGCCTGACGGCCAGGAAAAGCATGTGCTCTATGCAGGCAAGAACGGTCACCAGTATGTTTCTCTGGGACGCGTGATGAAAGAAGCCGGACTTCTTGATCCTGACAATGTCAGCATGCAGTCCATCCGCGATTATCTGAACAAGAACCCGCACAAGATGCAGGAACTCCTGAACACCAATCCCAGCTACGTCTTCTTCAGGCTCGCGGACAAGGGCCCCATAGGTGCCATCAATCAGGCACTGACAGCCCGGGTATCTCTGGCCACAGACCCGCAGCTGCTGCCCCTTGGCGGCCTGCTGGCCTTCACGGTTCCGTTGCCGGAAAAAGGCCCTGAAGGCGCATTCCGTCAGGGCAGTCCGTTCACGGGCATTGGTCTCGCGCAGGATACGGGCGGAGCCATCAAGGGACATCGTCTGGATTTCTTCAGCGGCTATGGCGATGAGGCCACATGGGTTGCCGGCCACATGAACACACCCGGCAGCGTCTGGCTCATGCTGCCCCGCATCCCGTAA
- a CDS encoding homoserine dehydrogenase, which yields MQEATSVSNGKKRLVLALAGYGTVGTGLAKVIEENRDWIIERSGSEVVIKSILVRDLNKPRNFPVPAGAQLTDDHEALLNDPEVDVLVELMGGIEAPKKLIAAAIRAGKHVVTANKALLAEQGLELFELAAEYGVHLKYEASVCGAIPILDTLKENLAGNRIQRLVGILNGTANYILSEMTSNKLDFATALKQAQELGYAEADPTLDIEGLDAAHKLCLLTRLAFGVNYPFEELPVVGVSKVEPEDIEFAREFGYRVKLVGQVQSVDGKIEAGVFPTLVHHTYLIARVGGAYNAVRLEGNACGPIFLHGPGAGDLPTASAVLGDILSVARGAHPNNTGFVRQVPPLANIMSPDDACSKYYFRVIVRDVPGVLRDLAGALAEQDISIAQAIQKEKGAAEVPVVFLTHEATARAVKAAVEGMKAKGLVVQEPVYYRIL from the coding sequence ATGCAGGAGGCGACGTCTGTGTCTAACGGAAAGAAGCGGTTGGTCCTTGCCCTTGCCGGATACGGCACTGTGGGCACTGGACTTGCCAAGGTTATTGAAGAGAACAGGGATTGGATCATCGAGCGCTCCGGCAGCGAGGTAGTGATCAAATCCATTCTCGTACGTGATCTGAATAAGCCTCGCAATTTTCCCGTGCCTGCGGGTGCGCAGTTGACGGATGATCATGAAGCCCTGCTGAACGATCCCGAAGTGGACGTGCTGGTCGAGTTGATGGGCGGGATTGAAGCGCCCAAAAAGTTGATTGCGGCCGCCATTCGTGCCGGAAAGCATGTGGTGACGGCTAACAAGGCGCTGCTGGCGGAGCAGGGGCTGGAGCTTTTCGAACTTGCGGCAGAATATGGAGTGCATCTCAAGTACGAAGCCAGCGTTTGCGGCGCCATCCCGATTCTGGACACCCTGAAGGAAAACCTTGCGGGCAACCGGATTCAGCGCCTTGTAGGTATCCTGAACGGCACGGCGAACTACATCCTTTCGGAGATGACCTCCAACAAGCTGGATTTCGCCACCGCACTCAAGCAGGCGCAGGAACTGGGCTATGCCGAGGCGGACCCCACGCTGGATATCGAAGGGCTGGATGCGGCGCACAAGTTGTGCCTGCTGACCCGTCTTGCCTTCGGCGTGAACTATCCCTTTGAGGAGCTGCCTGTGGTTGGCGTGTCCAAGGTTGAGCCTGAAGACATTGAATTCGCCCGTGAGTTCGGCTACAGGGTCAAGCTGGTGGGACAGGTGCAGTCCGTGGATGGCAAGATCGAAGCGGGGGTTTTCCCCACGCTGGTGCATCATACCTACCTGATCGCGCGGGTGGGAGGAGCGTACAACGCGGTTCGTTTGGAAGGGAACGCCTGCGGGCCCATCTTCCTGCACGGACCCGGAGCGGGCGATCTGCCCACTGCAAGCGCGGTGCTTGGCGATATTCTCAGCGTGGCGCGCGGCGCACACCCGAATAATACGGGATTTGTGCGGCAGGTTCCGCCGCTGGCGAATATCATGTCTCCCGACGACGCCTGTTCAAAGTACTACTTCCGGGTCATCGTACGCGACGTGCCCGGGGTGTTGCGAGACCTCGCCGGTGCGCTGGCAGAGCAGGACATCTCTATTGCGCAGGCCATCCAGAAGGAAAAGGGCGCGGCAGAAGTGCCTGTCGTCTTCCTTACCCACGAGGCCACGGCCCGTGCGGTCAAGGCTGCCGTTGAAGGCATGAAGGCCAAGGGCCTTGTCGTGCAGGAACCCGTCTATTACAGGATTCTGTAG